One window of the Pelosinus sp. IPA-1 genome contains the following:
- a CDS encoding zinc-ribbon domain containing protein: MVQDKNLTCRECNAEFVFSASEQEFYNEKGFTNEPGRCPQCRAARKQRNNGGSSFNRGGARPQREMHDVTCAACGVETQVPFRPSSDRPVYCRDCFSKNSGR, translated from the coding sequence ATGGTTCAAGACAAAAATTTAACATGCCGCGAATGTAACGCAGAATTCGTGTTCTCAGCTTCAGAACAAGAATTTTACAACGAAAAAGGTTTCACTAATGAGCCTGGCCGTTGCCCACAATGCCGTGCAGCTCGCAAACAAAGAAATAATGGCGGTAGCAGCTTTAACCGTGGTGGCGCTCGTCCACAACGCGAAATGCATGATGTAACTTGTGCAGCTTGCGGTGTAGAAACACAAGTGCCTTTCCGTCCAAGCAGCGATCGTCCTGTATATTGCCGCGATTGCTTCAGCAAAAATAGCGGTCGTTAA